One Panicum virgatum strain AP13 chromosome 9K, P.virgatum_v5, whole genome shotgun sequence genomic region harbors:
- the LOC120649245 gene encoding calmodulin-binding protein 60 A-like isoform X1 yields MSQKRQPEESDGPRRGGGAEPGGSSSSSSLPYRPGEPKRPRVALRDVITEVMRNTSIDKFLMAIEPLIRRVVKEEIELAFANHASIMERSVTDTLPCTSKNLQLQFMTRLSLPIFTGSKIEGEGSLSITVALVDTLTRQVVASGKESLMKVEIVVLEGDFESGEDDDWTAQEFNNNIVKEREGKKPLISGDVFVALIDGIGTVGELSFTDNSSWTRSRKFRLGARTEDGCFNGIRVLEAKSESFVVKDHRGELYKKHHPPFLEDEVWRLEKIGKDGAFHKRLNRESIRTVKDFLTLLHLDGPRLRKILGGGMSTKMWEATVEHAETCVLTDKVHYYYPDGVNKAGVVFNVVGEVRGLISDKFVSVDDLTEQEKAEARVAVKQAYEHWKNVFTCDNETLVENSSQLFNTRSPSLHENEYNQFPTQVSTDGFVLSHSTLQSPDIFSMEPSTSLDPCVLETEQSNENRFQSEMPLVGGHEAPQESHTLDKFSNSLVYEDCSHPPFNDIYYGPVDPSISFDTQDLGAALKGFIATISKPKAAYRGWRMLSYVLGWIFYTKRIVARRKKYGK; encoded by the exons ATGTCGCAGAAGAGGCAGCCGGAGGAGAGCGAcggcccgcgccgcggcgggggcgccgagCCTGGCGGgagctcctcgtcctcctccctgCCTTACCGCCCCGGCGAGCCGAAGCGCCCGAGGGTCGCCCTCCGCGA TGTGATCACGGAGGTGATGCGGAACACCAGCATCGACAAGTTCTTAATGGCGATCGAGCCCCTCATCAGGAGAGTG GTAAAAGAAGAAATCGAGTTAGCATTTGCAAATCATGCCTCTATCATGGAAAG aaGTGTCACAGATACTCTCCCATGTACATCAAAGAATTTGCAGCTGCAGTTCATGACTAGGCTTTCTCTTCCAATATTTACTGGCTCCAAGATTGAAGGAGAGGGCTCCTTAAGTATAACCGTTGCTCTAGTTGACACTTTGACGAGACAAGTTGTAGCATCAGGCAAGGAGTCCCTGATGAAGGTTGAGATTGTAGTCCTAGAGGGGGATTTTGAAAGTGGAGAAGATGATGACTGGACAGCTCAGGAATTTAACAATAACATTGTCAAAGAAAGGGAAGGTAAAAAGCCCTTGATTTCTGGAGATGTGTTTGTTGCCCTTATTGATGGCATTGGAACAGTAGGGGAACTGTCATTCACAGATAACTCCAGCTGGACACGGAGCCGAAAGTTCAGGCTAGGTGCAAGAACAGAGGATGGCTGTTTCAATGGCATAAGAGTACTGGAAGCAAAATCGGAATCATTTGTGGTTAAGGATCATCGAGGAGAGT TGTACAAGAAGCACCACCCACCATTTCTTGAAGATGAAGTATGGCGCCTGGAGAAAATTGGCAAGGATGGTGCATTTCACAAGcgtttgaatagggagagcatCCGTACTGTCAAGGATTTCCTCACCTTACTACATCTTGATGGTCCTAGGCTTCGAAAG ATATTAGGTGGTGGCATGTCAACAAAGATGTGGGAGGCCACCGTGGAGCATGCGGAAACATGTGTTTTAACTGACAAAGTGCATTACTATTATCCAGACGGTGTAAACAAAGCTGGTGTTGTATTCAATGTAGTTGGAGAAGTAAGAGGGTTAATATCTGATAAATTTGTTTCTGTTGATGATCTTACTGAACAGGAGAAG GCTGAAGCACGTGTGGCTGTGAAGCAAGCATATGAACACTGGAAGAATGTCTTTACATGTGACAATGAAACACTCGTGGAAAATTCATCACAGCTGTTCAATACAAGATCTCCATCTTTGCATGAAAATGAATATAACCAGTTTCCCACGCAAGTTTCTACAGATGGCTTTGTTTTGAGTCATTCGACCCTACAATCACCTGACATTTTCTCCATGGAACCATCCACTTCCTTAGACCCTTGTGTACTGGAGACTGAGCAGAGCAATGAAAATCGGTTTCAGTCAGAGATGCCCCTAGTTGGTGGCCATGAAGCACCTCAAGAGTCTCATACGCTGGATAAGTTCTCCAACTCATTGGTTTACGAGGACTGCAGTCATCCCCCATTCAATGATATCTATTATGGTCCTGTAGATCCCAGCATATCCTTTGACACACAAGATCTTGGAGCTGCACTGAAAGGTTTCATTGCAACTATATCAAAGCCTAAGGCGGCATATAGAGGATGGAGGATGCTGTCTTACGTGCTAGGATGGATTTTCTATACCAAGAGAATTGtggcaaggagaaagaaatATGGGAAATAA
- the LOC120649247 gene encoding nucleobase-ascorbate transporter 6-like, producing the protein MAAPAPKQEELQPHAVRDQLPAVSYCLTSPPPWPEAILLGFQHYLVMLGTTVIIPTALVPQMGGGNEEKARVIQTLLFVAGINTLIQSFLGTRLPAVIGGSYTFVAPTISIILASRYSGIADPHEKFLRIMRGTQGALIVASTLQIIMGFSGLWRIVVRLLSPLSAAPLIALVGFGLYELGFPSVAKCIEIGLPQILLLVALSQYIPHLLPLVGTAFERFAVIMSVVLVWLYAFFLTVGGAYKNAAPKTQFHCRTDQSGLVAGAPWISVPYPFQWGAPTFDAGEAFAMMAASFVALVESTGAFIAVSRYASATPCPPSVMSRGIGWQGVGILLGGLFGTANGSSVSVENAGLLGLTRVGSRRVVQISAGFMIFFSILGKFGAVFASIPGPIIAAIYCLLFAYVGMAGVGFLQFCNLNSFRTKFILGFSLFMGLSVPQYFNEYTSFAGFGPVHTHARWFNDMINVVFSSKAFVGGAVAYFLDNTLHRRDGTVRKDRGHHFWDRFRSFKTDPRSEEFYSLPFNLNKFFPSF; encoded by the exons atggcggcgccggcgccgaagcAGGAGGAGCTGCAGCCGCACGCCGTCAGGGACCAGCTGCCGGCCGTCTCATACTGCCTCACCAGCCCGCCACCATGGC CGGAGGCCATCCTCCTCGGGTTCCAGCACTACCTCGTCATGCTCGGCACCACCGTCATCATCCCCACCGCGCTCGTCCCCCAGATGGGCGGCGGCAAT gaggagaaggcgcgggTGATCCAGACGCTGCTGTTCGTCGCCGGGATCAACACGCTGATTCAGAGCTTCCTCGGcacgcgcctccccgccgtCATCGGGGGctcctacaccttcgtcgcgcCCACCATCTCCATCATCCTCGCCAGCCGCTACAGCGGGATTGCCGATCCCCACGAG AAATTCCTGCGCATCATGCGGGGAACGCAGGGAGCGCTCATAGTGGCATCCACCCTCCAAATCATCATGGGGTTCAGCGGACTTTGGCGCATTGTTGTCAG GCTATTGAGCCCGCTGTCTGCTGCTCCACTGATAGCACTCGTAGGATTTGGGCTCTATGAACTCGGATTTCCAAGT GTTGCCAAATGCATTGAGATTGGTCTTCCACAGATTTTACTGCTTGTTGCTCTTTCTCAG TACATACCACATCTACTCCCCTTAGTGGGAACTGCCTTTGAGAGGTTTGCTGTCATAATGTCCGTTGTGCTTGTGTGGCTTTACGCCTTCTTCCTGACAGTTGGTGGCGCCTATAAGAATGCTGCTCCCAAAACCCAATTCCACTGCCGTACTGATCAATCTGGACTTGTTGCGGGTGCTCCATG GATAAGTGTACCTTATCCATTTCAGTGGGGAGCACCAACCTTTGATGCTGGTGAAGCTTTTGCTATGATGGCAGCTTCCTTTGTTGCTCTTGTGGAG TCTACTGGTGCATTCATTGCCGTTTCACGGTATGCCAGTGCAACTCCATGTCCTCCTTCTGTCATGAGTCGTGGCATTGGTTGGCAG GGGGTTGGTATTTTGTTGGGTGGTTTATTTGGAACAGCTAATGGCTCCTCCGTATCTGT TGAAAATGCTGGGTTGCTCGGTTTGACACGCGTTGGTAGCAGACGTGTTGTGCAGATTTCTGCTGGATTTATGATATTCTTCTCCATTCTTG GGAAATTTGGGGCTGTTTTTGCATCAATTCCTGGCCCAATTATTGCAGCTATATATTGCCTTCTCTTCGCATATGTTG GCATGGCAGGTGTTGGGTTCCTTCAGTTCTGCAACCTGAATAGCTTCAGAACAAAATTCATCCTGGGCTTCTCCTTGTTTATGGGTTTGTCGGTGCCACAGTATTTCAATGAATACACTTCTTTCGCAGGCTTTGGTCCAGTACACACACATGCGAGATGG TTCAATGATATGATCAACGTGGTATTCTCGTCAAAAGCATTTGTCGGAGGCGCTGTAGCATATTTTCTGGACAACACTCTGCACAGGCGTGACGGCACAGTGAGGAAGGACCGGGGACACCATTTCTGGGACAGGTTCAGGTCGTTCAAGACAGACCCACGCAGCGAGGAGTTCTACTCCCTCCCATTCAACCTGAACAAGTTCTTCCCATCCTTCTAA
- the LOC120649245 gene encoding calmodulin-binding protein 60 A-like isoform X2, with amino-acid sequence MSQKRQPEESDGPRRGGGAEPGGSSSSSSLPYRPGEPKRPRVALRDVITEVMRNTSIDKFLMAIEPLIRRVVKEEIELAFANHASIMESVTDTLPCTSKNLQLQFMTRLSLPIFTGSKIEGEGSLSITVALVDTLTRQVVASGKESLMKVEIVVLEGDFESGEDDDWTAQEFNNNIVKEREGKKPLISGDVFVALIDGIGTVGELSFTDNSSWTRSRKFRLGARTEDGCFNGIRVLEAKSESFVVKDHRGELYKKHHPPFLEDEVWRLEKIGKDGAFHKRLNRESIRTVKDFLTLLHLDGPRLRKILGGGMSTKMWEATVEHAETCVLTDKVHYYYPDGVNKAGVVFNVVGEVRGLISDKFVSVDDLTEQEKAEARVAVKQAYEHWKNVFTCDNETLVENSSQLFNTRSPSLHENEYNQFPTQVSTDGFVLSHSTLQSPDIFSMEPSTSLDPCVLETEQSNENRFQSEMPLVGGHEAPQESHTLDKFSNSLVYEDCSHPPFNDIYYGPVDPSISFDTQDLGAALKGFIATISKPKAAYRGWRMLSYVLGWIFYTKRIVARRKKYGK; translated from the exons ATGTCGCAGAAGAGGCAGCCGGAGGAGAGCGAcggcccgcgccgcggcgggggcgccgagCCTGGCGGgagctcctcgtcctcctccctgCCTTACCGCCCCGGCGAGCCGAAGCGCCCGAGGGTCGCCCTCCGCGA TGTGATCACGGAGGTGATGCGGAACACCAGCATCGACAAGTTCTTAATGGCGATCGAGCCCCTCATCAGGAGAGTG GTAAAAGAAGAAATCGAGTTAGCATTTGCAAATCATGCCTCTATCATGGAAAG TGTCACAGATACTCTCCCATGTACATCAAAGAATTTGCAGCTGCAGTTCATGACTAGGCTTTCTCTTCCAATATTTACTGGCTCCAAGATTGAAGGAGAGGGCTCCTTAAGTATAACCGTTGCTCTAGTTGACACTTTGACGAGACAAGTTGTAGCATCAGGCAAGGAGTCCCTGATGAAGGTTGAGATTGTAGTCCTAGAGGGGGATTTTGAAAGTGGAGAAGATGATGACTGGACAGCTCAGGAATTTAACAATAACATTGTCAAAGAAAGGGAAGGTAAAAAGCCCTTGATTTCTGGAGATGTGTTTGTTGCCCTTATTGATGGCATTGGAACAGTAGGGGAACTGTCATTCACAGATAACTCCAGCTGGACACGGAGCCGAAAGTTCAGGCTAGGTGCAAGAACAGAGGATGGCTGTTTCAATGGCATAAGAGTACTGGAAGCAAAATCGGAATCATTTGTGGTTAAGGATCATCGAGGAGAGT TGTACAAGAAGCACCACCCACCATTTCTTGAAGATGAAGTATGGCGCCTGGAGAAAATTGGCAAGGATGGTGCATTTCACAAGcgtttgaatagggagagcatCCGTACTGTCAAGGATTTCCTCACCTTACTACATCTTGATGGTCCTAGGCTTCGAAAG ATATTAGGTGGTGGCATGTCAACAAAGATGTGGGAGGCCACCGTGGAGCATGCGGAAACATGTGTTTTAACTGACAAAGTGCATTACTATTATCCAGACGGTGTAAACAAAGCTGGTGTTGTATTCAATGTAGTTGGAGAAGTAAGAGGGTTAATATCTGATAAATTTGTTTCTGTTGATGATCTTACTGAACAGGAGAAG GCTGAAGCACGTGTGGCTGTGAAGCAAGCATATGAACACTGGAAGAATGTCTTTACATGTGACAATGAAACACTCGTGGAAAATTCATCACAGCTGTTCAATACAAGATCTCCATCTTTGCATGAAAATGAATATAACCAGTTTCCCACGCAAGTTTCTACAGATGGCTTTGTTTTGAGTCATTCGACCCTACAATCACCTGACATTTTCTCCATGGAACCATCCACTTCCTTAGACCCTTGTGTACTGGAGACTGAGCAGAGCAATGAAAATCGGTTTCAGTCAGAGATGCCCCTAGTTGGTGGCCATGAAGCACCTCAAGAGTCTCATACGCTGGATAAGTTCTCCAACTCATTGGTTTACGAGGACTGCAGTCATCCCCCATTCAATGATATCTATTATGGTCCTGTAGATCCCAGCATATCCTTTGACACACAAGATCTTGGAGCTGCACTGAAAGGTTTCATTGCAACTATATCAAAGCCTAAGGCGGCATATAGAGGATGGAGGATGCTGTCTTACGTGCTAGGATGGATTTTCTATACCAAGAGAATTGtggcaaggagaaagaaatATGGGAAATAA
- the LOC120649248 gene encoding ras-related protein Rab11C, which translates to MAHRVDNEYDYLFKIVLIGDSGVGKSNILSRFTRNEFCLESKSTIGVEFATRTLQIEGKTIKAQIWDTAGQERYRAITSAYYRGAVGALLVYDITKKQTFENIQRWLRELRDHADSNIVIMMVGNKSDLNHLRSVPEEDGQALAEKEGLSFLETSALEALNVEKAFQTILADIHQIISKKALAAQEAAGTGPPGQGTTINVADSSANTKKGCCSS; encoded by the exons ATGGCGCACCGGGTGGACAACGAGTACGACTACCTCTTCAAGATCGTGCTCATCGGCGACTCCGGCGTCGGCAAGTCCAACATCCTCTCCCGGTTCACCCGCAACGAGTTCTGCCTCGAGTCCAAGTCCACCATCGGCGTCGAGTTCGCCACCCGCACCCTCCAG ATAGAAGGAAAGACCATCAAAGCTCAGATATGGGATACTGCTGGGCAAGAGAGGTACCGTGCAATCACTAGTGCTTACTACAGAGGAGCTGTGGGTGCACTTTTAGTCTACGACATCACAAAGAAGCAGACATTTGAAAATATCCAGaggtggcttcgtgagctccggGATCATGCGGACTCCAACATTGTGATCATGATGGTTGGTAACAAATCGGATCTGAACCACCTGAGATCAGTTCCAGAGGAAGATGGCCAGGCATTAGCGGAGAAGGAAGGCTTATCCTTCCTGGAGACATCAGCTCTTGAAGCCCTGAATGTTGAGAAGGCATTTCAGACTATCCTCGCTGATATTCATCAAATCATAAGCAAGAAGGCGCTTGCTGCCCAGGAGGCAGCAGGCACCGGGCCACCAGGTCAAGGAACCACCATCAATGTTGCTGACTCATCTGCCAACACAAAGAAAGGATGCTGTTCTTCCTAG